The Ignavibacteriota bacterium genome contains the following window.
CTTGTAGCATAAATTTCTAATACTTTACGATAAAAGACTTTTTCCGATGAGCGAATATCCCTAATGCGGTTAAGTAGTTCTTCAAAATAACCACCTCCTTGTTTGAGGAAGTCGTCATTCATTGTAAATCCTTTTATAAGATATTCTTTCAATCTTTCAGTAGCCCAAATTCTAAACTGTGTACCTCTTAAAGATTTAACTCTATAACCAACCGAAATAATTACATCAAGGTTGTAAAGATTTGTAGGTTTGGTAGAAAAATCGGAAATTCCGATTTTTCTTACAGAATTTTCCTCAACAAGTTCACCCTCATTAAAAACATTCAAAATATGTTCATTAATAGTTGACCTTGATTTTTGGAATAAATCTGTCATTTGGTCAATTGTGAGCCAGATAGTGTCATTTTCGAAGCGGGTTTCAATTTTAGTCTTACCGTCTTCAGTTTGGTATATAATTAACTCAGTTAATGGTTTATTTTGGCTTGTCACAATCTAGTCCTTAATAGTTTGAAACATCTTAATACATATTTTTGCAGTAATTTCCATCACCCTACTCCCCCTCCACAATCTTAATTTCTTCTTCTGTCAGTTCGTAGAGCTGATAGACGAGTTGGTCAATTTTATTGTCAGTATATTTTATGCGGGCTTGCAGGTGCTCTTTTTGTTCCGGAAGTGTCGCGGCTTGCAAGTCCTTGTTTAGTTGGAGCATTGTTTCGACTAACTTAATTAGTTGGTTCTGTGTTTCGGGGGCTGGGTTTTGGGGGATAGGAAATAACCTAAATACTTTTACCCCAATATCAACACCAATACCTCTTTTTTTTCCATTCATATTGAACCAATATCCACCGACTTTTGAATTCATTAAACTTAGTAAAAATTTTAAATCATATTTATTTGATTTTTGAATAATAACAGAAAATGAGAATCCACAATAATATTTTTTCTCATCATAAAAGAATTCAGGTTTTAAAAACATTCCCTTACAAATCAATTTTGGCTCATCAAAAAATCTTTGTTCTCGTGTTCTATGTATCCCATAGGGAGCATTTGATGATGTAATAAATTCTTCCATATTGTCAAGATGTTTTTTTATATTGGGATAAATGCCTCTTGCTATTCTCTCCCTCTCAATTTTACCTAAATACAGCAAATACTCATTCTGATAATTAATACTATATCGCTTTACATGACTAATATTCAAATATGGTTTTAATAGTTCTAATTCTGAAGTAGTTAATTCCAATGATGAAATCTCCTTTTCATTTAATACAAAAACTCCATCACCAATTTTTATATTTTTATTTTTGGTATTTGTAAAAAGATTTTTAGAAATCTTATCAGTTGCTTCTACCACTCCCTGTGAAACTTCAAAATGGTTGACTAATGAATCACAGTTATTGAAAATATCAAGTCCACAACTTAAATTTATTTTATCAACCCCGAATAAATTGCTATTATTAATTCTATGATTATCATATGAATCAATATTATCATTTGGATCATCCTGACTTATACTGTAAATTTTTGTGTAATATTCTTTTTCATTTGCTTTTCTAAATATTGAAATATTATGTTTACCACTTACATCCTTGAAGACCTTGTAATTATCAAAATTTACGATAATTTCAATTGTAAGTTCCTTTTTTATTCGATTAATTAGGATAGAAGCACCATCACTTTTCATCCAATAACTGTTCGTTATTATACCGAATAGTCCATTTTGTTTTAAAATATCAATACCACGATGTACAAAATAATACCAATAATCCATTTTACCTTGATGGTATAATTGACCAATTCTTGATTTTAAAATTGGTTCAAATATTTCTTGGCTTCCCCTTTCTTTTAGATACGGCGGATTACCTATCACTACATCAAAGCCACCTTGCTTGAATACCATCGGAAAAGCACTCTCCCAGTTGAAAGGTTTAATCTTCTTTTCGGCTCCCGGCTCGAAATCAATCTGATTATCATAAAAATCTATGTCAATAAGAGAATTACCACTTTTGATATTGCTGTCAAGTGAGGGCAGTACCCTTTCATGCAGAAACGATAACTGGCTTATTGATGCTTCCGTTTCTCCTTCCATTGCCTTCAGCATTAAAGAGAGCTTTGTAACCTCGACAGCGTTTGTGTCAATATCAACACCGTAAATATTATTCAGAAGTATATCTTTCTTAACCTGTGTAGTCAAATTTCCGTCCGGGCGGAGAAATTTATCCTTATTCTTAATATTTGAATTATGATAGTATTCCTTATGCCAATCCAAAAGATACTGATAAGCACCAAGCAGAAAAGAACCACTACCACACGCGGGGTCACATATTTTTATTTTCTCGATTTCCTCCGGAGTAGCGAACTGATTGTAGAAGGAATTAGGAATTAGGAATTGGGAATTAGAAATAAAACAATTTCCTTCTTCCTCATTCCTATTTCCTACTATACTATTTTCGAATTGATATTGCTTATCATTGATGACAGCATTTTCTGAATTCCATTTAGTTTCTCCCAAATTGGAGTCATTACCTCCCTGCTGATAAATTCTAATTTCACTGCTAATATCAGATGAGTTTCCAATTCCGTCGCTGAACCTCTCGCAATTATCAAAAACCTTCTGAGTTCCGGTCTGGAAATTCTTCCCCATCCCTCCGCTATGTTTGCCGGAATTGATGTAACCGCTCTTTTTATTTGACTTGTCAGACCAAACATTTCCTCCTTCGGCAGTTCCCTCGCCATTTGATATGTCAAAACTGTCAGTTCTATTGATTGTTTCCAAATTTCCAGGTCTTTGTAACTCTTGACCTTGTCCAATTTCATTTTTTTCTCCATATTTATTATAATAAATTTGCTTTTTTAACAAACTATTCTCACCATCATTATTCCCTTTTCCTAATTCCCAATTCCTGCGTCCTATTTCCCCAATCAACTTACCAACAGTATTCTTAACTATATAATCAACAATATATTGAGGTGTATAATAAACCCCACCGGCTTTGCGGACTTCTGGTTTCTCTTCTATTTTTATTCTGTGTCCGGGAGTAATACGGATAATTTTACCAAGATACTGCTCATACGAATGACCAAGAATTTCAACAGGTATTACTGAAAACTCATAAGGGCTTTTCGGATAATACATTTCTTCGATTATTGTTTTCAGTATCTTATCATCAATTTTCAGATTATCAGTAATCCTATCCTTTTGATAATCAAAAAGTCCGGAATTGTATTTTAAATCGGCAGTATGGAACAATGTTTTCAGATTTTCATAGGAATTATTACCGATTAGATTAAATAACTGATTTTCACTTTCAACTCCGCGGTCTTCGCATATTCTTAAAAATATTATCCTGTCCATAATTTTTTGAAGTGAATAATTCAATTCATCTTCATCAATAGCCGGATTGCGGTTGACAATATTTCGAGCAAGCAAATCTCTCCAGGTGTCAAGTGATTTCAGAAATTCAGCGTCAACTCCGGTAGTACCTTTTTTGCCTTTGTTAGAGCTTACAAACTTATCAAAACTGCCTTTGAGAACCATTTCTTTAGAGAAGGTCTCCCAAAGAAAATCAAACTCTTTCAGATAATCTTTGTAAGTGAAATATTTAATTCTCGAAACAGAGGCTTTATCTGTTGGTGCGGGCTTTATGGTACAATCATAAATGGAAAATTCTTCAAAATCTGAAATAATTGAAATCGGCATTTTAGCACTCCAACCGTATCGTCTTAGTTGATAAGCCGGTTCGATTGTGTCTTTTATTGATACACTTGGCTTTTTGGCTTCCAGAAAAAATTTCTTCTGACCATAAATTGTAAAGCAGTAATCCGGAGCTTTGGTTTTTCCGGCAACTTTGATTTTATCTTCGTGAATAACTTCACGGTAACTTTCAGCAAGTCCGGCTCTGTTGTTTATATCCCAACCTAATGCTTCAAAGAATGGATTGATATAATCCGTCCTTGTCTGAGTTTCGTTGAAACTACCTTTTTTATATCCTTCGACATGATAATCGAATCTTTCAGCTAATTTTTCAATCGTATCTTTCGCATCAATTTTGTTCATATTAAAATCGCTTTTTTAATTTTTTCTTATTTTCACATTTTCAAACGATACAAATTTAATTAAAATTCTCAATTAATTATCAAATTTAACTATAGAAGTTTTCAACAGCTAAAAATACTTCTTCGCAAGGTTTTATTTCAATAAAATGATTTGTTAAATTCAATCCACCCTACTTCCTGTTATTCGCAATCGCAATAGCTGCTTCGATTGCATCAAGTGTGCTTTGGTGATTGGCGATATTTTTTCCGGCTATACCAAAAGCTGTGCCATGGTCAGGCGATGTTCTTACAATTGGCAAACCGGCTGTGAAATTAACCCCGCCACCCGCAGCAATTAGTTTCAATGGTATAAGCCCCTGGTCGTGATACATCGCAAGATAGCCATCGTAATTTTTGTATAGCTGATGAGCAAAAAAACCATCAGCCGGAAATGGACCTTCGCAGTTAATTCCTGATTTTTTGGCAAGTTTTATGGCTGGAATTATGTGCTCAATCTCCTCAGTACCAATATTCCCATTCTCACCGGCATGAGGATTTAATCCCAAAACTGCAATTTTTGGAGAAGCAATTCCGAAGTCATTTTTCAGAGATAAATTAAAATTTTCAATTGAATTTAATACCAATTCTTTGGTGATTCTGTCAGCAATTTCTCTTAACGGACTATGAATTGTAACAAGAGCCGCACGTAAATTATCTTTGAATAGTATCATCAATGGTTTTGCGACATGGCAATTTGCGGCGAGCATTTCAGTATGTCCTGGATATTTCCAACCTGCAAGATACATTGCTTCTTTTGCAATGGGTAGAGTTACAATCGCATCATTTTTTCCACCTATTGTATCAGCTACACATAACTCCAATGCATCTGCCGCATGTCGTCCGGCTTCAATACATACTTCGCCAATTTCAATTTGATAAGAAGAAGAAATTTCCTGAATAAGTACTTTATTATTTCCAAGGAACAAATAATCATCCTCAATTATTATTGAATTATCAATGACTTCCAGCCATTGCTTGAGAATACTTGTAGAGCCATAGAATACAAATTCTACAGAATCAGGATTGCTGAAATTCTGTAATGTTTTAATCATATTCTCAATTCCGATGCCGTTTACATCGCCGGTTGTGATAGCTATTTTCATTTTTTCCTGTATTTAAAATAATAATAAAGTGGTAATCCTGCCAATACAAGTAATAACCCAAAAGTTGAATTAATTATTTCACTTTTTCCGCTGATATAATTACTGATGTCATTATATAAAGTCAATACTACAAATATTCCGGCAACCAGCACAAATGTAAGTGGAATGTAAGGATACAAAGGTACTTTGTAAGGTCTTGGAGTATCGGGCATTTTTTTACGCAAAACTATTACCCCATATGCTCCCAAAGCATAAAAAATCCAACTGACAAATATCAGCATATCGGTTAAGTCGTCAAAAGAGCCACTGATAACAAGACCACAAGACCATATTGCTTGTAAAAAAAGTGCATTTGCAGGTGTATGATACTTTTTGCTTACATTTCCAAATACCGGAAAAAACATATCACGTTTTGCCATTGCAAAATAAACCCTTGCACTAACCATGATAGTGCCATTAGAAGTGCCGAATGTTGATACCATCACAAGTGCGGCAACTAAGCCTCCACCCCACGCCCCAACAGCTCTGTCAGCCACATCTGCTGCGACTAATTTCGATTTTGCCATTTCATCAATTGGCAATACATAGAGATAAGCAAGATTAATCAACATATAAACACCAATTATTATCAAAGTGCCAATAATCAATGCTTTAGGAATATTTTTCATTGGATTTTTGACTTCACCGGCTATGTATGTAACATTATTCCATCCGTCGAATGCCCAAAACGCCGCA
Protein-coding sequences here:
- the pdxA gene encoding 4-hydroxythreonine-4-phosphate dehydrogenase PdxA, which gives rise to MKIAITTGDVNGIGIENMIKTLQNFSNPDSVEFVFYGSTSILKQWLEVIDNSIIIEDDYLFLGNNKVLIQEISSSYQIEIGEVCIEAGRHAADALELCVADTIGGKNDAIVTLPIAKEAMYLAGWKYPGHTEMLAANCHVAKPLMILFKDNLRAALVTIHSPLREIADRITKELVLNSIENFNLSLKNDFGIASPKIAVLGLNPHAGENGNIGTEEIEHIIPAIKLAKKSGINCEGPFPADGFFAHQLYKNYDGYLAMYHDQGLIPLKLIAAGGGVNFTAGLPIVRTSPDHGTAFGIAGKNIANHQSTLDAIEAAIAIANNRK
- a CDS encoding N-6 DNA methylase — protein: MNKIDAKDTIEKLAERFDYHVEGYKKGSFNETQTRTDYINPFFEALGWDINNRAGLAESYREVIHEDKIKVAGKTKAPDYCFTIYGQKKFFLEAKKPSVSIKDTIEPAYQLRRYGWSAKMPISIISDFEEFSIYDCTIKPAPTDKASVSRIKYFTYKDYLKEFDFLWETFSKEMVLKGSFDKFVSSNKGKKGTTGVDAEFLKSLDTWRDLLARNIVNRNPAIDEDELNYSLQKIMDRIIFLRICEDRGVESENQLFNLIGNNSYENLKTLFHTADLKYNSGLFDYQKDRITDNLKIDDKILKTIIEEMYYPKSPYEFSVIPVEILGHSYEQYLGKIIRITPGHRIKIEEKPEVRKAGGVYYTPQYIVDYIVKNTVGKLIGEIGRRNWELGKGNNDGENSLLKKQIYYNKYGEKNEIGQGQELQRPGNLETINRTDSFDISNGEGTAEGGNVWSDKSNKKSGYINSGKHSGGMGKNFQTGTQKVFDNCERFSDGIGNSSDISSEIRIYQQGGNDSNLGETKWNSENAVINDKQYQFENSIVGNRNEEEGNCFISNSQFLIPNSFYNQFATPEEIEKIKICDPACGSGSFLLGAYQYLLDWHKEYYHNSNIKNKDKFLRPDGNLTTQVKKDILLNNIYGVDIDTNAVEVTKLSLMLKAMEGETEASISQLSFLHERVLPSLDSNIKSGNSLIDIDFYDNQIDFEPGAEKKIKPFNWESAFPMVFKQGGFDVVIGNPPYLKERGSQEIFEPILKSRIGQLYHQGKMDYWYYFVHRGIDILKQNGLFGIITNSYWMKSDGASILINRIKKELTIEIIVNFDNYKVFKDVSGKHNISIFRKANEKEYYTKIYSISQDDPNDNIDSYDNHRINNSNLFGVDKINLSCGLDIFNNCDSLVNHFEVSQGVVEATDKISKNLFTNTKNKNIKIGDGVFVLNEKEISSLELTTSELELLKPYLNISHVKRYSINYQNEYLLYLGKIERERIARGIYPNIKKHLDNMEEFITSSNAPYGIHRTREQRFFDEPKLICKGMFLKPEFFYDEKKYYCGFSFSVIIQKSNKYDLKFLLSLMNSKVGGYWFNMNGKKRGIGVDIGVKVFRLFPIPQNPAPETQNQLIKLVETMLQLNKDLQAATLPEQKEHLQARIKYTDNKIDQLVYQLYELTEEEIKIVEGE
- a CDS encoding amino acid permease codes for the protein MKSDKLLPQLGLFTTIAIVVGAVIGSGIFKKPAVMAADLGTPELLLLIWVIAGILTLFGALSNAEVAGMITETGGQYVFFDKMYGSLTSYLYGWAILAVIQTGSIASITYVFAEYTEYFFVLPRFSSEIEASFQIYMPFVGKIFPLKDFGVKSLTMFVILLLTIVNYFGIKYGGRVAEFFTTAKVLAILILVVAGFLYTGGSAGNLTYDIPDFSYGELGLIGGIIAALSAAFWAFDGWNNVTYIAGEVKNPMKNIPKALIIGTLIIIGVYMLINLAYLYVLPIDEMAKSKLVAADVADRAVGAWGGGLVAALVMVSTFGTSNGTIMVSARVYFAMAKRDMFFPVFGNVSKKYHTPANALFLQAIWSCGLVISGSFDDLTDMLIFVSWIFYALGAYGVIVLRKKMPDTPRPYKVPLYPYIPLTFVLVAGIFVVLTLYNDISNYISGKSEIINSTFGLLLVLAGLPLYYYFKYRKK